GTTTCTCCGATCAAAAGGGCTTTCAGCAGTAGAATTGACGATGAATTCGATCCCCAAATCATGAATATAAATGAGCTGAATCAGGTTTTTCTCACTCTCTGtctgttgttttggttttttctttttctcgtcatgttgttttggttttgtgtagCTCTTAGTAGATTCAATCTAATTAATGGTTAAAAAGAGTTCGTTGAGAAAGTAGAGAAATTGATGTTAAATCAGTGATCTTGATTCTaccaaaaacatttgaattGGTGTTTCAGGAGATGCAGTCAATCTTTGGACAAGAACCTTCTCCCGATGGTCCTGGGACAATGGATTTCTCTGAGTTGAAATCATCCAAAATCGAACCTTTGAGATCGAAGAATATTGATTTTAGACAACAAATTGAGTATCATAAATCTACACACTCGAGCAAGAATGATTCGCAAGCTATAGAACAATATGCAAAAGTGGCTAGTGATATGTCTAAGCTAACACATGTTGGTATCGCAGGGGAAGCTCAAATGGTGGATGTTTCTTCTAAGGACAATTCCAAGAGAACTGCATTGGCCTGTTGTAAAGTTATTCTTGGGAAACGAGTATTTGATTTGGTCTTAGCGAATCAAATGGGGAAAGGAGATGTTCTTGGAGTGGCGAAAATAGCTGGGATCAACGGAGCAAAACAAACCAGCAGCTTAATACCATTGTGTCATAACATTGCTCTTACGCATGTTCGTGTAGACTTACGACTAAACCCTGAGGATTTTAGTGTTGACATTGAAGGAGAAGCTTCTTGCACTGGAAAAACCGGAGTTGAGATGGAAGCTATGACTGCTGTATCAGTTGCTGGTTTGACTGTTTACGATATGTGTAAGGCTGCTTCCAAAGATATCAGTATTACAGACGTGAGGCTCGAGCGTAAAACTGGTGGAAAGAGCGGGTCTTGGTCTAGACTCTAGAGGGGACTGAACACATTCAACATTTGCCTCTGTTGCTATAAAGGTTAGCTTTCTTTATCTTATTTGGATGCTTGGGTGATATCTCTTATATGGAAAGATGGAAACTTTTGAATCTCGATTAGTCAATTAGGCACTGTGAAAGACACTATAGTTTTGCTCACAATTTGTTGCTTCTGCTGTTTTAGTTTGGGTACTCTCTAAGAACAAAGGTGAAATATTACCTATTGATGCTTAAGAGCGGATTGAAACTACCAAGTTTGttctttttagtatttattcTTGCAATGGGTTATGTGTAAGAACACACATAACATCTCTCTTGAATCTTGTTATAATTAGATCATCACAACACTATTAAAAGGGTCAGATAACATAGTGTTTATATGTATAGGTATATAGGTTATCATGTCGATTTGTGAATCTTTTTGTATGCATATGGTTCATGTTACGACCTTGGAATGATGAGTGAGCACTAAACATATACTAAAGCAGAGAAAGCTAGAAAGTGTGCTAGGCTGTCTCTACTGGCCAaagtctctttttttcattctttcttgtagcttttgctttcttgtctCCTCTAATCAAATACTCCATTTCGAGATCTCTCCGTCTGATTTCTTACCAATGTACTAATCATTAATCAAATTGGAACTACGTGTAGCACTATGGCTTGTCCGAACCAGTAAAACCGGCTGAGAAAAGATCCTGTCAACGAACCAACCGGTCAAGTACGGATTTCTTTAATTGTAAAGTTGGGTACGTGTTTATGAAGCGAACGtgtttgatagaaaaaaaatgaatgctTGCAACTGTGAAGACTGAAAAGTCATGATTTAGTGTTGAGActtattcaaattattatgTCCACATTCTTTAAACAGtgggaagagagagattggtGACAGCATTAAATTGGTGGTCACACATACCAATATCACAAAATTTAGTACTTGTACCCCATAAAGAAGAGGGTCActatattcaattattcatGTTTTATGATGTAATATACTATAGTAGATGTTAACATATCGAAGCATTGAATATGAAAGTTCCAAATCTTGATGGTCATTATTTCGAATTCTTGTGGGCGAATAAATGAAAAGAGCGTTTGATGATATCGACATTCTAACAAGATCGTGAGATCTAAAGGTCGTCGTGATGATTTAGTAATAAGATAAAAAAGTCGTAGCAacgtttttttggtttaaaatgtaaaaagaagaCCGTGATGCATTGTTTGTAATGTATACATGAATAAAATAAGTACTTATTTAACAACGTAGTGTATTAGATTATCTTTCGTCATGTATTTGCATGTATATTTTCCCCCATGTGGAATGTTTCAGTTTGTGTTATCTCAAGAGCGAAAATGTGCCACCAATTGTGGGGAAATTATTGGGCATCATTAATTAACTACTAGTAGTATATAAAACGAGCTTTTCACTTTtcacaaaataattatagttAAAATAAGCAAATTATTTCATGacgtaaaaaaagaaagaaaaagaagctacCACACCACTTGCATATTTCTTAAGTGTCTGTTATCCACCGAATCTAAAATGTCGCTTTTGCATTCCCACAATCTTATTAGATATTTGTATTCCCAGAGTAAAAGTATAATtcaaacatttattattattattataggaattgaaagaaaattaaattttcaaaaagacCGCTTActtgtttattatatacacaGAGAAGAGAACAGTCTCACTCGCCACTTTCCTcgagaaaacgaaaaaaaaagatggtaggaagaagaaaagctttactcttttctctctgtttcttcttcctctctcttccttcCTTCTCTTCCCTTCCATCCTTCCAAACCCTATTCCCCAATTCTCATTCCCTTCCTTGTGCTTCTCCCGTCTCATTCCAACCCGACTCCGACTCCGAGTCACTGCTAGAATCCGAATTTGAATCCGGATCCGACTccgagtcttcttcttccattacTCTAAACCTCGACCACATCGATGCTCTCTCCTCCAACAAAACACCCGACGAGCTATTCAGCTCCCGTCTCCAACGTGACTCCCGGCGCGTGAAATCTATCGCCACACTCGCCGCTCAAATCCCCGGAAGAAACGTGACTCACGCGCCACGACCCGGTGGATTCAGCAGCTCAGTCGTCTCTGGTCTCTCTCAAGGAAGCGGTGAATACTTCACGCGCCTCGGTGTCGGCACTCCGGCGAGATATGTTTACATGGTGCTCGACACCGGCAGCGACATCGTCTGGCTACAATGCGCTCCTTGTCGGAGATGCTACTCTCAATCCGACCCGATATTCGACCCGAGAAAATCCAAGACCTATGCCACAATCCCCTGTTCTTCACCTCACTGCCGCCGATTAGACTCCGCCGGATGCAACACCCGTCGTAAGACTTGTCTCTACCAAGTCTCTTACGGAGATGGTTCTTTCACCGTCGGCGATTTCTCCACCGAAACGCTAACTTTCCGGCGAAATCGCGTTAAAGGCGTTGCTCTCGGATGTGGCCACGACAACGAAGGTCTCTTCGTCGGAGCCGCCGGTTTATTAGGACTCGGTAAAGGTAAATTATCGTTCCCCGGTCAAACCGGTCACCGGTTTAATCAGAAATTCTCTTACTGTTTAGTCGACAGATCCGCTTCTTCGAAACCTTCCTCGGTCGTCTTCGGAAACGCCGCCGTATCACGAATCGCGAGATTCACGCCACTTTTGTCAAACCCAAAACTCGACACTTTCTACTACGTCGGGCTTCTGGGAATTAGCGTCGGAGGGACACGTGTCCCCGGCGTAACGGCTTCTCTTTTTAAACTTGACCAGATCGGTAACGGTGGAGTTATTATCGATTCGGGTACGTCTGTGACCCGGTTGATCCGACCAGCTTATATTGCTATGAGAGACGCGTTCCGGGTCGGAGCTAAGACATTGAAAAGAGCTCCGGATTTCTCACTCTTCGACACGTGTTTCGATCTCTCCAATATGAACGAGGTTAAAGTACCGACGGTGGTTTTACATTTCCGTGGAGCTGACGTATCACTTCCGGCGACGAATTACCTGATCCCTGTGGATACCAACGGCAAGTTCTGTTTTGCGTTTGCCGGTACGATGGGCGGACTATCCATAATTGGGAATATCCAGCAACAGGGTTTCCGGGTTGTATACGACTTAGCGAGTTCCCGGGTCGGGTTTGCTCCAGGAGGATGCGCTTAATAATTAGATCTGACCGGAGCCGGTACGGATAatgtacttttgttttctcaatttAATGCTtagacttgttttttttttttttataaatcgGACAAGTGAATCTTTAAGCGGTGGAGTTGAATACGTGTTGATAAAATCTTCACGTGTTGTCGGCTGTATTATTAGTATCGTCTTTATTTTACATCTCGGACCAAAGAGAGCGTGtatgattttctaaaaaattggcaattttacttttagttaTCCAACAAATGACAACTGCGGAAATTAGTTAGATCAAAGATTATTCAATATAATTTCCAAGTCAGACAAATCTGATTATCTGAGGATGGTAGAGTACGTCTATAATAGTATAAATTAAGATAGATTTTGGTAAATTACTGTTTACGTAATACATAGGGCAGATGAAAAATTGTGTTGGAGTTGTTAATCAGACAAAAACGAAGATTCAGCGCGAAGATAGAGACAGTGCTCCTATTACATACTCCTGCATGCACTGattacttcatttttttccttgtttatTTTCAAGCACTTTATTGGTTTAATAATCTACTTTATCACCTAATTACATTGAATACGTGTTAACTTGAGCTTAGAGTCTTCATATGTTACTTAGTTCATTCGTTATGAGTTTAAAACCCTCTCACTCAACCTGTACTATGTTTTGCATAGTTGGCTAAACATGAGATATCTTAGCAGAAACTGAGAACACTTGTCAAGTTCAACATTTGCGGATATACAAGTAACGAAAAACAACACttgaaatttaatgaaaagatGTTAGAAAGTATAAAACATTAATGAATATAACATCTTAACGTAACACACCTATATTTTCCATTACTTTATATAACCCTcaataaaatagtttataaatCTACACACAAAACCTCATCAAAAACCATGGGAAAGCCAAGAAGCGTGTCTCCGACCATCTTCCTCCTAGTCATCCTCTTGGTGACCGCCGGAGAGAAGACGGAGGCGAAGCCATGGTGGAAGAAAGTCGGAGATTCCATCGGGAATATAGCCGGAGGAATAAGAAATGCGGTTGGGAATTATAAACCAGTGGAGATGGGATTGTCGTTAAAAGGAGGATTTTGTGTGAGAAAGCTTCTGTCTTTGAATACGAATGTGTTCAGTGAATGGTGTATAGCTCTTAATGATCCAAGAGCTCCTATGTACATGAAGATTGAGAATATACCAAGTGGTGTGTCAATCGAGTCCATTTTAAAGAAGCCTATTGATTTAATCAAGAACCATTATCCCAATTTCTTGAAAGTTTGGAACTTTAACCagaaaattaagagaaagCCTAGACGTgctctttaattttctttattcttcttctttttgagaCATGCAGATTCGCTATTATTTCgattattaataatgataaacTTGAGCTACATGTTCTtgttatgttgttgtttaaaTTTGAGTATAGcatataattcaaatataatttgggTTGGTTTTGATTTACAATTTAAGTATTGCCTAATTGTAGGTGGGTTTACTACATTCTTGAATTGATTTAGAATGGTGTTCCGATCTTCAATATTCACCATGCATTTGACTTTCTATTAATTAGTTTCCACTCACAATTTTGCATTTTAGAGTTAATTACACTTTTCACCTACAATTAACGTAATTAACTCTCCGATTAAACTTGatcctttgttttgtttttttgtaatggAGCTTCGTAAACGGAAAATACGAGCTCCATTACATATCTTCGTCGGCATAACGTTCTTCCTCCTTCAGCTTTGGTCGGGAACGGCCCAAATTAACCATGAAGACTCTTCCACAAAACCCTCCGTTAAAAACTCTCCGTCAGCGACGAGTACTCGGCTTCTGTTGTCACCACCTTCGTTCACCGGAAACCGATTCTCGTTCAGGTTCAGGTGGAGGAGAATACGACGTCGTAACAGAGTCAACAGAGCGAGCAGAGAGTTTTTAATCGCACATAACCTCGTAAGAGCGCGCGTGGGAGAACCACCGTTTCAATGGGACGGAAGATTAGCGGCGTACGCGCGCACGTGGGCGAATCAGCGCGTGGGTGATTGTAGGCTTGTTCACTCTAACGGGCCGTATggagaaaacatattttgggCCGGAAAGAATAACTGGAGCCCCAGAGATATTGTTAATGTGTGGGCCGATGAGGATAAATTCTACGACGTGAAAGGTAACACGTGTGAGCCGCAACACATGTGTGGGCACTACACGCAGATCGT
This sequence is a window from Arabidopsis thaliana chromosome 1 sequence. Protein-coding genes within it:
- the CNX3 gene encoding cofactor of nitrate reductase and xanthine dehydrogenase 3 (cofactor of nitrate reductase and xanthine dehydrogenase 3 (CNX3); CONTAINS InterPro DOMAIN/s: Molybdopterin cofactor biosynthesis C (MoaC) domain (InterPro:IPR002820); Has 5242 Blast hits to 5240 proteins in 1916 species: Archae - 213; Bacteria - 3669; Metazoa - 104; Fungi - 75; Plants - 45; Viruses - 0; Other Eukaryotes - 1136 (source: NCBI BLink).), with the protein product MISTLRRAVFLRRFPAVVSPIKRAFSSRIDDEFDPQIMNINELNQEMQSIFGQEPSPDGPGTMDFSELKSSKIEPLRSKNIDFRQQIEYHKSTHSSKNDSQAIEQYAKVASDMSKLTHVGIAGEAQMVDVSSKDNSKRTALACCKVILGKRVFDLVLANQMGKGDVLGVAKIAGINGAKQTSSLIPLCHNIALTHVRVDLRLNPEDFSVDIEGEASCTGKTGVEMEAMTAVSVAGLTVYDMCKAASKDISITDVRLERKTGGKSGSWSRL
- a CDS encoding Eukaryotic aspartyl protease family protein (Eukaryotic aspartyl protease family protein; FUNCTIONS IN: aspartic-type endopeptidase activity; INVOLVED IN: proteolysis, response to karrikin; LOCATED IN: membrane, plant-type cell wall; EXPRESSED IN: 22 plant structures; EXPRESSED DURING: 13 growth stages; CONTAINS InterPro DOMAIN/s: Peptidase aspartic (InterPro:IPR021109), Peptidase aspartic, catalytic (InterPro:IPR009007), Peptidase A1 (InterPro:IPR001461); BEST Arabidopsis thaliana protein match is: Eukaryotic aspartyl protease family protein (TAIR:AT3G61820.1); Has 3898 Blast hits to 3871 proteins in 332 species: Archae - 0; Bacteria - 0; Metazoa - 1165; Fungi - 579; Plants - 1953; Viruses - 0; Other Eukaryotes - 201 (source: NCBI BLink).) — protein: MVGRRKALLFSLCFFFLSLPSFSSLPSFQTLFPNSHSLPCASPVSFQPDSDSESLLESEFESGSDSESSSSITLNLDHIDALSSNKTPDELFSSRLQRDSRRVKSIATLAAQIPGRNVTHAPRPGGFSSSVVSGLSQGSGEYFTRLGVGTPARYVYMVLDTGSDIVWLQCAPCRRCYSQSDPIFDPRKSKTYATIPCSSPHCRRLDSAGCNTRRKTCLYQVSYGDGSFTVGDFSTETLTFRRNRVKGVALGCGHDNEGLFVGAAGLLGLGKGKLSFPGQTGHRFNQKFSYCLVDRSASSKPSSVVFGNAAVSRIARFTPLLSNPKLDTFYYVGLLGISVGGTRVPGVTASLFKLDQIGNGGVIIDSGTSVTRLIRPAYIAMRDAFRVGAKTLKRAPDFSLFDTCFDLSNMNEVKVPTVVLHFRGADVSLPATNYLIPVDTNGKFCFAFAGTMGGLSIIGNIQQQGFRVVYDLASSRVGFAPGGCA
- a CDS encoding uncharacterized protein (unknown protein; FUNCTIONS IN: molecular_function unknown; INVOLVED IN: biological_process unknown; LOCATED IN: endomembrane system; Has 30201 Blast hits to 17322 proteins in 780 species: Archae - 12; Bacteria - 1396; Metazoa - 17338; Fungi - 3422; Plants - 5037; Viruses - 0; Other Eukaryotes - 2996 (source: NCBI BLink).); this translates as MGKPRSVSPTIFLLVILLVTAGEKTEAKPWWKKVGDSIGNIAGGIRNAVGNYKPVEMGLSLKGGFCVRKLLSLNTNVFSEWCIALNDPRAPMYMKIENIPSGVSIESILKKPIDLIKNHYPNFLKVWNFNQKIKRKPRRAL
- a CDS encoding CAP (Cysteine-rich secretory proteins, Antigen 5, and Pathogenesis-related 1 protein) superfamily protein (CAP (Cysteine-rich secretory proteins, Antigen 5, and Pathogenesis-related 1 protein) superfamily protein; FUNCTIONS IN: molecular_function unknown; INVOLVED IN: biological_process unknown; LOCATED IN: extracellular region; EXPRESSED IN: 6 plant structures; EXPRESSED DURING: L mature pollen stage, M germinated pollen stage, 4 anthesis, petal differentiation and expansion stage; CONTAINS InterPro DOMAIN/s: Allergen V5/Tpx-1 related, conserved site (InterPro:IPR018244), Allergen V5/Tpx-1 related (InterPro:IPR001283), Ves allergen (InterPro:IPR002413), SCP-like extracellular (InterPro:IPR014044); BEST Arabidopsis thaliana protein match is: CAP (Cysteine-rich secretory proteins, Antigen 5, and Pathogenesis-related 1 protein) superfamily protein (TAIR:AT3G09590.1); Has 2987 Blast hits to 2892 proteins in 368 species: Archae - 0; Bacteria - 64; Metazoa - 1591; Fungi - 333; Plants - 892; Viruses - 0; Other Eukaryotes - 107 (source: NCBI BLink).) encodes the protein MELRKRKIRAPLHIFVGITFFLLQLWSGTAQINHEDSSTKPSVKNSPSATSTRLLLSPPSFTGNRFSFRFRWRRIRRRNRVNRASREFLIAHNLVRARVGEPPFQWDGRLAAYARTWANQRVGDCRLVHSNGPYGENIFWAGKNNWSPRDIVNVWADEDKFYDVKGNTCEPQHMCGHYTQIVWRDSTKVGCASVDCSNGGVYAICVYNPPGNYEGENPFGSYDDQIGLARDDPPAVIGGMA